A section of the Humulus lupulus chromosome 2, drHumLupu1.1, whole genome shotgun sequence genome encodes:
- the LOC133817334 gene encoding probable sugar phosphate/phosphate translocator At1g06470, with the protein MVEDDLDTKRVENTGGKCTQSGSLRREPSFSRWCDEDGKLESDHHLRNIDARVEDSDFELPLVQQVEIEPTIVDTHRYFITEFKPMSIPLSGGDSMDDTSIHVERDRKETYEPFDIENESAKKINVADGSISCHNPKQQPEITKNLIYAPDILKTLFFILVWYTFSLFLTLYNKSLLGKDLGKFPAPLLMNTVHFTMQAVLSKSITWYWSERFQTSVVMSWRDYFMRVVPTALGTAMDINLSNASLVSISVTFATMCKSGAPIFLLLFAFAFRLESPSIKLSGIILVISLGILLTVAKETEFELGGFILVMLAAVMSGFRWCMTQILLQKETYGLKNPLTLMSYVTPVMAVATGILSLMLDPWNEFRKNDYFNNPWHVTRSCLLMLLGGTLAFFMVLTEYILVSVTSAVTVTIAGVVKEAVTILVAVIYFGDEFTWLKGAGLFIIIIGVSLFNWYKYNNLQKHHHTSEDTESSTTNVAAKYVILEEMDELDNAS; encoded by the exons ATGGTAGAGGATGATTTAGATACAAAGAGGGTTGAAAATACTGGAGGCAAGTGCACTCAAAGTGGAAGCCTTCGAAGGGAGCCTTCATTTTCGCGTTGGTGTGATGAAGATGGGAAATTAGAGTCGGATCATCATTTGAGGAATATTGATGCAAGAGTAGAAGATTCTGATTTTGAATTGCCTTTGGTTCAACAAGTTGAGATAGAACCTACAATTGTAGATACACACAGGTATTTTATCACTGAATTTAAGCCAATGAGTATCCCCTTGAGTGGTGGGGATAGCATGGATGACACTTCTATCCATGTTGAGAGAGATAGAAAAGAGACATATGAGCCTTTTGATATTGAGAATGAATCTGCAAAGAAGATAAATGTTGCAGATGGCTCCATTTCTTGTCATAATCCTAAGCAACAGCCAGAAATTACGAAGAATCTTATTTATGCTCCTGATATTTTAAAGACATTATTTTTCATTCTTGTTTGGTACACCTTCAGCCTGTTTCTTACATT GTACAACAAGAGTTTGTTAGGGAAAGACTTGGGAAAGTTTCCAGCTCCCCTATTGATGAACACTGTCCACTTTACAATGCAAGCTGTtttatcaaaatcaatcacaTGGTATTGGTCTGAGAGATTCCAAACTAGTGTTGTTATGTCATGGAGGGATTATTTTATGAGAG TTGTACCAACAGCTCTTGGGACAGCAATGGATATTAACTTGAGCAATGCATCTCTTGTTTCTATATCGGTCACATTTGCCACAATG TGTAAATCAGGCGCTCCtatatttcttcttctatttGCTTTTGCTTTTAG GTTGGAGTCTCCAAGCATCAAACTTTCAGGCATAATTTTAGTGATTTCCCTCGGAATATTATTAACAG TtgcaaaagaaacagagtttgaGCTTGGAGGATTCATTCTTGTTATGCTTGCTGCTGTTATGTCTGGCTTCCGGTGGTGCATGACTCAAATTCTTTTGCAA AAAGAAACCTACG GTTTGAAAAACCCGCTGACCCTGATGAGCTATGTAACTCCAGTGATGGCAGTGGCAACTGGTATTCTCTCATTAATGCTGGATCCTTGGAATGAGTTTAGAAAGAATGATTATTTCAATAATCCTTGGCATGTCACTCGAAGCTGTTTACTGATGCTTCTTGGTGGAACACTTGCATTTTTTATG GTGTTAACAGAATACATTCTTGTCTCAGTAACTAGTGCTGTTACAGTGACAATAGCCGGCGTTGTGAAGGAGGCTGTCACGATATTG GTTGCTGTCATTTACTTCGGGGATGAGTTTACCTGGTTGAAAGGAGCAGGCCTCTTCATAATCATTATTGGTGTTAGTTTATTCAACTGGTACAA ATACAATAACCTTCAGAAGCATCATCACACAAGTGAAGACACGGAGTCTTCCACAACCAATGTTGCTGCAAAATATGTCATTCTTGAGGAGATGGATGAGCTAGACAATGCTAGCTGA